The nucleotide window CGCTTCGCGGCGGGCGCCCACGACGGTGCTCACTACCGACACCTCCAACTTCCGCGCCATGGTGCAGGAGTTCACGGGCATCCCGTCCCCGCCCTTCGCCGCGGGCGTCGGGGTCGGGGTGGGGGGCCCCGCCGCGTCGCTCCGCACCCGCTTCGACCACATCTTCCCCCCGCCGTCGTCCTCCCTGCGCTCCGCCGCCGCGGACGCCACGGCCTCGCTGCCGCCGTACCTCCTGCACCCCTTCCCGCACAAGCTCCCGACGGCCGTGCCCTCCTCCAGTTTCCCGCCCTTCACGACGACGTCGTCGTCCACGCCGTCCTCATCCAACATCGGCGTCGCCAATGCCAATGCCGCCACGGGCACAGCCGCCACCGCAGCAGCACCGGCGTCCAACCCTGTCGTCGCGCCGACAGCGGCAGCCGGAGCGGCGGGCGACACCTTCCAGCAGCTGACGTCCTCGGCGCTTCTCCGGCTGCAGCAGGACCCCAGCAGCTACCTCTCCTTCCAGAACCTCCTCTCCTCGCAGCCGTCGTCGCAGTCCATTTtcggcgcggcggcgggcgggtTTGGGCAGGCGTCGTCGAGGCTGCACCATCCAGCGCCGTCGCCATCGGATTTCCTGGCCAGcgtcggcggcagcggcagcctcGGCCTCACCCACGGCGGACTCTTGGGCTCCGAGGGCCTGCACTTGCACCACTCAAGGAGCGACGACGTCCACGGCCACGGCGGCGACGAGCTGTCGGGCGTGGTCGCGGCCGGCGCTTCGGGCGGCAGCTGCAAGCTGAACTACTCCTCCCACGCCGCCGGCGCGGCCACCTCGTCATCGGGCGCGGCCAGCGCCGACAAACCACCGGACGGCGTCGCTGGTGCTGCTGCCGGAAGGCCGGGACGAGGCGAGGGCCTGGATCCGTGGATTTGTACATCGGAGTAGGGATGCATGCTGCGTGCGCCTCGGTGGCTTTGTCGTCCTGTGAGCTGTGCGTGCCATACGGGGGCTACGGAGACGAACCAAGCCAAATCCGCCATGCATGAGCATGACAAACAAAGGTCTGATTAGCCTTTATACCTTTTGTTACTTATTAATCACTTCTTTGCAGAGGCAGTTATCGTAGCCCCTCCCCTTTGTACATTAAAAACCTCATCATCTTGCTTCGGCTTGATCTCACTCACTAGATTCTTGAGTTCTCACACACGATTTAGACGTGCAAATGAAATAATGCCTTCCCTCATAGATACACTGTCGTacccagagagagaaagagaaacgcATGGTGCAACCGTGCAATTTCAATGCCAAAGCAAAGCAGCTCCTGCTTGttctctagctagctactagtGCTCTCCGGCACTGTGCACGAGTCGAAGCTGCAGTTGCTGTCGTCGAGCTCGCCGATGGACGACTCCGTTTTTGGTGCGTAATCCCGGGGCCCCGGTCCCAAACATGAGTGCATGCAAACAAGTAATCCCCACCGGCGGCGGGCCGGCAGCGATTGGCGGCGAGATTTCCGGCGCCAAGTTTGTTTCTCCCCTCCGGTGTCCGGTCACAACCGTCGAGACTGGCTACGAATTTAGTTGCTCCACCGGTCCCAACCGTCGCTCACCAAACTGCTATGCATACGTATGATATATATGCATACAAATTGGGTGAGCGCAGAGCGATCGAGGCGCTTCAGAGGAAGCGATCGACGGCGACTGCAAGGGAAAGATGGATCGCTTGCTACAAAAAAAAGTCGAAAGCGATCGGCGGTACGGTGGCAGTCGCCTACCGGCTTCGGATCGGATTGATT belongs to Miscanthus floridulus cultivar M001 chromosome 4, ASM1932011v1, whole genome shotgun sequence and includes:
- the LOC136551689 gene encoding uncharacterized protein; the protein is MDSGNSGSLQSSSGGDDEFDSRGGGGVDSSPLSALLRPSPSPSAAAFSLHGSYFGLQELTSAPPPQQQAGAWSSGSFPGASGLSSSSSPRVGQPDSVVGGRQQAADTTVAAAQGQGAAMGGAPAPAAQPPRGSRKRTRASRRAPTTVLTTDTSNFRAMVQEFTGIPSPPFAAGVGVGVGGPAASLRTRFDHIFPPPSSSLRSAAADATASLPPYLLHPFPHKLPTAVPSSSFPPFTTTSSSTPSSSNIGVANANAATGTAATAAAPASNPVVAPTAAAGAAGDTFQQLTSSALLRLQQDPSSYLSFQNLLSSQPSSQSIFGAAAGGFGQASSRLHHPAPSPSDFLASVGGSGSLGLTHGGLLGSEGLHLHHSRSDDVHGHGGDELSGVVAAGASGGSCKLNYSSHAAGAATSSSGAASADKPPDGVAGAAAGRPGRGEGLDPWICTSE